In a genomic window of Bombina bombina isolate aBomBom1 chromosome 8, aBomBom1.pri, whole genome shotgun sequence:
- the RPL28 gene encoding 60S ribosomal protein L28, with protein MSAHLQWMVIRNCSSFLIKRNNQVYSTEPNNLKARNSFRYNGLIHKKTVGVEPAADGKGIIVVLKKRTGQRKPSSSYEKITINKNSRATLSSLRHIIRKNNYRKDLRMAALRRASAILRSQKPVVVKKKRTRATKTA; from the exons ATGTCTGCCCACCTGCAGTGGATGGTTATTAGGAACTGCTCCAGTTTCCTCATTAAAAGGAACAATCAGGTGTACAGCACT GAGCCTAACAATCTAAAGGCCAGGAACTCCTTCCGGTACAATGGTCTTATCCACAAGAAAACAGTGGGTGTAGAGCCAGCTGCTGATGGAAAAGGAATAATTGTTGTTCTGAAAAAGCGTACAG GTCAGCGTAAACCTTCTTCATCCTATGAAAAAATAACCATCAACAAGAACTCCCGCGCCACCCTGAGCAGCCTGCGGCACATTATCCGCAAGAACAACTACAGGAAGGATCTCCGCATG gcGGCACTTCGTCGTGCTAGTGCTATCCTGAGGAGCCAGAAACCTGTTGTTGTAAAAAAGAAGCGCACCCGTGCTACAAAGACTGCATAG